One segment of Rhodopirellula baltica SH 1 DNA contains the following:
- a CDS encoding efflux RND transporter periplasmic adaptor subunit yields the protein MNDRLSSQLRLIPRFAILVGLVIATGCAPEEEVEFEKAPRPVEVMTLTQSVPVSSYTASGSVQSWKTEDIGFEVGGKVSWVLEPGENIDGRVIDVDGKMVQHGTPLAQIEPERYEIAVESAVADLEVAKLNKESIEIRLKESLPAEMESARANLSLAEMEFSRIENLKQQNAASKSEYDQARNLVQTRLASLSGLLATEKQTRAELKSAESQIRRAEQTLRDAERDLEHTTLYGSYQGQISGVNVVPGSVVNAGDPVLTLQMTNPIKVEVELSAKQSRSMRRRHQLPTTYALPDGTQRNTNAFVYNVDASADPDTRTFTMTLLLLNERLRDPLPGDLPEDKVARSEDLWPLRLNRMMGTSDKVVLVEEESIHHDDQGAYIYLVTNSKLRERLPDVVKVRRQRLVENELKIPFLGNWVFRSVQMLDDSGEPIDIDLDSLYVGRFVGDPNADSPNATGGGTPPQNWDGESIVLDPGSEWMLRPGELVSVDLADQNEKKGFFVPFDAIDEEAGQAFLYVVKDNQASKVAVDVVSRDNLDLGSMIEIQSPELSEGMLVIVRGVHFLSDGEKVRKVGAARRLDELEEGHLPGNPMPPMVVEGAAE from the coding sequence ATGAATGATCGTCTATCGTCTCAATTGAGGCTGATCCCTCGCTTTGCAATTCTTGTCGGGCTCGTCATCGCGACCGGTTGTGCTCCCGAGGAAGAAGTCGAATTTGAGAAGGCACCTCGACCCGTCGAAGTGATGACGCTGACCCAGTCTGTGCCTGTTTCGTCGTACACCGCGTCGGGCAGCGTGCAGTCATGGAAGACGGAGGACATTGGGTTCGAAGTCGGTGGGAAGGTATCGTGGGTTTTGGAACCAGGCGAAAACATTGATGGGCGAGTCATCGATGTGGACGGGAAGATGGTCCAACATGGAACTCCGCTCGCCCAAATCGAACCGGAACGCTACGAAATTGCCGTCGAGTCCGCCGTCGCCGATCTGGAAGTCGCGAAGCTGAACAAGGAAAGCATCGAGATCCGATTGAAGGAGTCTTTGCCAGCGGAAATGGAGTCCGCGCGTGCGAATTTGTCTCTTGCCGAAATGGAGTTTTCACGCATTGAAAACTTGAAGCAACAAAACGCGGCTTCCAAAAGCGAATACGACCAAGCTCGAAATTTGGTGCAAACGAGATTGGCTTCGTTGAGCGGTTTGCTTGCCACTGAGAAACAAACGCGAGCAGAGTTGAAGTCGGCGGAGTCGCAAATTCGACGCGCTGAACAAACCCTGCGTGATGCGGAGCGTGATTTGGAACACACGACGTTGTACGGTTCCTATCAAGGTCAGATCTCAGGTGTGAATGTTGTTCCGGGCAGTGTCGTCAACGCGGGTGATCCGGTGTTGACGTTGCAGATGACCAACCCGATCAAGGTGGAAGTGGAATTGTCGGCGAAGCAATCTCGGTCGATGCGACGCCGCCATCAGTTACCAACTACCTATGCGTTGCCTGATGGCACCCAGCGGAACACCAACGCTTTTGTCTACAACGTCGATGCGAGTGCGGATCCCGACACTCGGACGTTCACAATGACGTTGTTGTTGTTGAATGAACGTCTGCGGGATCCACTGCCAGGAGACCTGCCCGAGGACAAAGTGGCTCGTTCCGAAGACCTGTGGCCACTACGACTGAACCGAATGATGGGCACGTCGGACAAAGTTGTGTTGGTGGAGGAAGAGTCGATTCACCATGATGACCAAGGTGCTTACATCTACCTCGTGACAAACAGCAAATTACGAGAACGCCTGCCTGACGTTGTGAAGGTGCGACGACAAAGATTGGTTGAAAACGAACTCAAAATTCCATTCTTGGGAAACTGGGTTTTTCGAAGTGTTCAAATGTTGGACGACAGCGGAGAACCTATCGACATCGATTTGGACTCGCTCTACGTCGGTAGGTTTGTGGGCGATCCAAACGCCGACTCACCGAACGCGACTGGCGGCGGGACACCTCCTCAAAATTGGGACGGTGAATCAATCGTTTTGGATCCCGGTTCGGAATGGATGCTGCGTCCCGGAGAATTGGTGTCCGTTGATTTGGCTGACCAGAACGAGAAGAAAGGTTTCTTTGTTCCGTTTGATGCCATCGATGAAGAAGCTGGTCAGGCATTCTTGTACGTGGTGAAAGACAACCAAGCTTCCAAGGTGGCTGTCGATGTGGTTTCGCGAGACAACTTGGACCTCGGATCGATGATCGAGATTCAATCGCCAGAACTGAGCGAAGGCATGCTGGTGATCGTTCGAGGTGTGCACTTCTTGAGCGATGGTGAGAAAGTTCGGAAGGTGGGTGCGGCCCGACGACTGGATGAACTGGAAGAAGGCCATCTGCCCGGTAATCCGATGCCACCAATGGTGGTCGAAGGAGCCGCAGAATGA
- a CDS encoding NAD-dependent succinate-semialdehyde dehydrogenase, translating to MSITSVNPATNETIREFEPLHKDDAMQAIETAHKAFEEWRATSFDERKKCILKFAELLRADSDEYARMITLDMGKRISESQYEIEYCANIAEFYANGAEEFLADTPMERVDANAYLHYEPIGVLMGVMPWNFPFYQVVRFATPNIMAGNTVMVKHASNVPQCAAAIEELYNDCGLPNGVYQNLFIPSDFVDSIISDSRVQGVSLTGSEPAGRAVAAQAGKNLKRSVLELGGNDPFIVLEDADMELVIEQAAKGRMVNAGQSCVASKRFIVVKEVAEQFMNGFKEKLQALKLGDPMDEETTLSPLSTEDAAVKLQEQVQSSINAGATVVLGGDRPDREGAFFNPTILTDVTPDNPTFDQELFGPVATVYVVDDEAAAIELANHSSYGLGGSVYTTDIQRGRRVAEKVETGMMFLNQPTSSQAELPFGGIKNSGYGRELSHLGILEFVNKKLIHLGEKE from the coding sequence ATGTCGATTACAAGCGTCAATCCAGCCACCAACGAAACCATTCGCGAGTTCGAACCGCTTCACAAAGATGACGCGATGCAAGCCATCGAGACTGCCCACAAGGCATTTGAAGAGTGGCGAGCCACGTCATTTGACGAGCGCAAAAAATGCATTCTCAAATTCGCCGAACTCCTGCGAGCAGACTCCGACGAATACGCCCGAATGATCACGCTCGACATGGGCAAGCGAATTTCGGAATCGCAGTATGAGATTGAATACTGTGCGAACATCGCTGAGTTCTATGCTAATGGTGCCGAAGAATTCCTCGCCGACACTCCAATGGAACGGGTCGACGCCAACGCCTACCTGCACTATGAACCGATTGGGGTGCTGATGGGCGTGATGCCATGGAACTTCCCGTTCTACCAAGTCGTTCGGTTTGCGACGCCGAATATCATGGCGGGCAACACCGTCATGGTCAAACATGCCAGCAACGTGCCGCAGTGTGCAGCCGCGATTGAAGAACTTTACAACGACTGCGGGTTGCCAAACGGCGTCTATCAAAACCTGTTCATTCCATCCGACTTCGTCGATTCCATCATTTCCGATTCGCGAGTGCAGGGCGTTTCCCTGACTGGAAGCGAACCTGCCGGTCGAGCCGTCGCTGCTCAAGCGGGCAAGAACCTCAAGCGAAGTGTTCTCGAACTGGGCGGCAACGATCCGTTCATTGTCCTCGAAGACGCCGACATGGAACTCGTGATCGAGCAGGCCGCGAAAGGCCGGATGGTCAACGCTGGCCAGTCCTGTGTGGCCTCCAAACGCTTCATCGTTGTGAAAGAAGTCGCGGAGCAGTTCATGAATGGTTTCAAAGAGAAACTTCAAGCATTGAAGCTCGGCGACCCAATGGACGAAGAAACCACACTCTCGCCACTCTCAACCGAAGACGCCGCGGTCAAGCTACAGGAGCAGGTTCAATCGTCCATCAACGCCGGTGCGACTGTCGTGCTGGGTGGAGATCGGCCGGACCGCGAAGGAGCATTCTTCAATCCAACCATCTTGACCGATGTCACACCGGACAACCCGACGTTCGATCAAGAACTGTTTGGCCCGGTTGCAACCGTTTACGTCGTCGACGACGAGGCCGCAGCGATTGAGCTGGCCAATCATTCGTCCTATGGATTGGGCGGATCGGTCTACACAACGGACATCCAGCGAGGACGCCGCGTCGCTGAAAAAGTGGAAACAGGAATGATGTTCCTGAACCAACCCACCAGCTCGCAAGCGGAGTTGCCTTTTGGTGGCATCAAGAACTCCGGCTACGGTCGCGAACTTTCGCACCTGGGCATCTTGGAATTCGTCAACAAGAAACTGATTCACTTAGGAGAAAAGGAATAA
- a CDS encoding NADP-dependent oxidoreductase produces MSTATSKAVQSKQIELVSRPDGMPQPSNFELRKAEVGPIQDGEILVKNQWMSVDPYMRGRMKDTDSYVPPFQIDEPLEGGCIGEVVQSENDQFKEGDMVLGNLGWREYWTSDGKGITKIDPNIAPPQAFLGALGMTGMTAWVGLHKIARLKKGSTVFVSAASGAVGSIVCQLAKAMDCRVIGSAGKEEKIQWLKDKTGIDAVINYKEVDNLSEELAKHAPDGIDVYFDNVGSDHLEAAIDNMNDFGCCVECGMIATYNATEPPAAPRNMFKVIAKRLRIQGFIVRDHMDAKDEFVADMAKLIQQDKVVWEESVTDGIENAPDAFIGLFEGDNLGKQLVRLN; encoded by the coding sequence ATGAGCACTGCAACAAGCAAAGCGGTTCAGTCCAAACAAATCGAATTGGTGTCGCGTCCCGATGGGATGCCGCAACCATCCAACTTTGAACTCCGGAAGGCGGAAGTCGGGCCAATCCAAGACGGCGAGATCTTGGTGAAGAACCAATGGATGTCCGTTGACCCGTACATGCGAGGGCGGATGAAAGACACCGACAGCTATGTGCCTCCGTTTCAAATCGATGAGCCACTCGAGGGCGGCTGCATCGGCGAAGTCGTTCAATCGGAGAACGACCAATTCAAGGAGGGCGATATGGTCCTCGGAAACCTTGGTTGGCGTGAGTATTGGACGTCTGACGGAAAAGGAATCACAAAGATCGATCCGAACATCGCACCTCCGCAAGCCTTTCTTGGTGCCCTCGGCATGACAGGAATGACCGCTTGGGTCGGATTGCACAAGATCGCTCGGCTGAAAAAAGGCAGCACCGTCTTCGTCTCAGCGGCCTCCGGCGCAGTCGGTTCCATCGTTTGCCAATTGGCCAAGGCCATGGATTGCCGCGTCATTGGCAGTGCAGGCAAAGAAGAAAAGATTCAGTGGCTCAAGGACAAGACCGGCATCGACGCGGTCATCAACTACAAAGAAGTTGACAACCTCAGCGAAGAACTCGCCAAGCATGCTCCCGACGGCATCGATGTCTACTTCGACAATGTTGGCAGCGACCATCTTGAAGCAGCCATCGACAACATGAACGACTTTGGTTGCTGCGTTGAATGCGGCATGATTGCGACCTACAACGCAACCGAGCCTCCCGCCGCTCCACGAAACATGTTCAAGGTGATTGCCAAACGTCTGCGTATCCAAGGCTTCATCGTCCGCGACCACATGGATGCCAAGGACGAATTCGTCGCCGACATGGCGAAGCTCATTCAACAGGACAAAGTTGTCTGGGAAGAGTCCGTCACAGACGGCATCGAAAATGCACCCGATGCGTTCATCGGGTTGTTCGAGGGCGACAACCTTGGGAAGCAACTCGTTCGTCTGAACTGA
- a CDS encoding ZIP family metal transporter, translating into MNELAQVLLLTTMAGSAIPIGGLLAKVEKISPEWLETEFRHSVIAFGGGVLVSAVALVLVPEGIKELALPWIISAFVLGGLAFWGLETLLDRSKSSMAQLVAMLSDFVPEAVALGAAFATGEGAGMLLAVLIGLQNLPEGFNAYRELDSSSKLKGWKLIACLAACVPLGPLAGWIGYQHLASFPRVVDFIMLFAASGILYLTFQDLAPQAKTENQRAPAIGAVFGFLLGLIGHVLLEG; encoded by the coding sequence TTGAATGAATTGGCTCAGGTTTTGTTGCTGACCACGATGGCCGGGTCGGCCATCCCGATCGGTGGTCTGCTGGCGAAGGTTGAAAAGATTTCGCCGGAATGGTTGGAAACAGAATTTCGCCACAGCGTCATTGCGTTTGGAGGCGGGGTGCTGGTTTCCGCTGTCGCGTTGGTGCTGGTTCCGGAGGGAATCAAAGAACTGGCGTTGCCCTGGATTATTTCCGCGTTTGTGTTGGGGGGACTCGCCTTCTGGGGTCTGGAAACGCTCCTGGATCGTTCGAAGAGCTCGATGGCACAATTGGTCGCCATGCTATCGGACTTTGTCCCAGAAGCGGTGGCACTGGGAGCCGCCTTCGCGACAGGGGAAGGTGCCGGAATGCTGCTCGCCGTTTTGATTGGTTTGCAGAATCTGCCGGAAGGTTTCAATGCGTATCGCGAGCTGGACTCATCGTCCAAGCTGAAAGGATGGAAACTCATCGCTTGTCTGGCAGCATGCGTTCCTCTGGGGCCTCTGGCGGGTTGGATTGGTTATCAACACCTCGCCAGTTTCCCTCGTGTGGTCGACTTCATCATGTTGTTTGCGGCCAGCGGCATCTTGTATCTGACGTTTCAAGATCTCGCGCCGCAAGCAAAAACCGAAAATCAGCGAGCACCAGCGATCGGAGCCGTTTTCGGTTTCCTGCTCGGGCTCATCGGGCACGTGTTGTTGGAGGGATGA
- a CDS encoding SDR family NAD(P)-dependent oxidoreductase — MTQHNTALITGASSGIGRELAIHFANGGNDVVLVARSEDKLRELATEIESQSGRSATVITSDLSRIESVDQLCNELTQRSITINTLVNNAGFGALGKFSELSADRQTDMVMVNVVALTRLTRQLLPSMLQQNRGGILNVGSIAAYQAGPNMAVYYATKAYVLSFTEALREELSGTKLHVTCLEPGPTETGFGEDSGMGKLDIFSSTAMTAKAVAFAGYEGYLNNEDVVIPGWKNRLMVTSAGFLPRFATRKLVGKMQSA; from the coding sequence ATGACTCAACACAACACCGCACTCATCACTGGAGCCTCATCGGGTATCGGACGAGAACTAGCGATTCACTTCGCAAATGGTGGAAACGACGTCGTCTTGGTCGCCCGCAGCGAAGACAAACTCCGCGAATTGGCGACAGAGATTGAATCCCAATCGGGACGGTCCGCTACCGTGATCACAAGCGATCTCTCGCGTATTGAGTCGGTTGACCAACTGTGCAACGAACTGACCCAGCGGTCCATCACGATCAACACGCTTGTCAACAACGCCGGTTTTGGCGCACTAGGCAAGTTCTCCGAGCTTTCCGCTGATCGTCAGACCGACATGGTGATGGTCAATGTAGTTGCATTGACTCGCCTGACCCGTCAATTGCTGCCGAGCATGTTGCAGCAAAACCGTGGCGGCATCCTCAACGTGGGTTCCATCGCGGCGTACCAAGCCGGTCCCAACATGGCCGTCTACTACGCCACGAAGGCATACGTGCTCTCGTTCACCGAGGCTCTGCGTGAGGAGTTGTCCGGAACCAAATTGCATGTCACCTGTCTCGAACCAGGCCCGACCGAAACCGGCTTCGGAGAAGATTCTGGGATGGGAAAACTGGACATATTCTCATCCACCGCGATGACCGCAAAAGCGGTCGCTTTTGCCGGCTACGAAGGCTACCTCAACAACGAAGACGTTGTCATTCCAGGTTGGAAAAACCGTTTAATGGTGACTTCGGCAGGTTTCTTGCCTCGTTTCGCAACCCGGAAGTTGGTTGGAAAAATGCAGAGTGCATAA
- a CDS encoding tetratricopeptide repeat protein yields MTDLNGHLRTLVLTAWTGVFSVHGIATAQDVANPGFTPASQNSDSPGLASTPDQATSVAPPSPAQMRMLGMLQQKVASNPNHSDSWRTLGRLQKALGDVDSSIESNRKALELDPFNAAAHFDLGQLLHGLSRPEAARSHLTEVLKIAPSSSYADQVRAMGIETPTPALAQLAAPTSSATAAEPSAIDWMTSDPANVAQASELPIPPNFAGVPTQTVGYEIQTFDGSDDLENRLRQLESEAESPTSPFRIFLETGLLYNTNVTLTPISRDLAQDEQASFQWFASPDLDWKLIRRENSRAGLMFRGYFTANESQFQEFNLASFQPGAFAERDFLFGGNEVIGRMEYVFSNDFFDGNQVGDRHAGTASFTVIRPDLNAWYGYTTIAQSNFEDDGVTPTQTSLDGTTLTFGASHFKRTNWEALPMVALGTDLEYANTKGDDYRYLSINLHGSTDWQISARWKFTPTWGVGYRNYPDFTDPIGRDEIFWRVHGKLSYQLTEQLSVSAVAGHDRFASDNEDFDTERSEVGFLIGFKR; encoded by the coding sequence ATGACTGACCTCAACGGCCATCTCCGAACTCTCGTACTGACCGCTTGGACGGGGGTATTCTCCGTCCATGGCATCGCGACCGCACAAGATGTCGCGAACCCCGGATTCACGCCGGCATCACAAAACTCAGACTCGCCCGGACTTGCCAGCACGCCCGATCAAGCCACATCCGTTGCGCCGCCCAGCCCGGCCCAAATGCGGATGTTGGGGATGTTGCAGCAAAAAGTTGCCAGCAACCCCAACCACTCCGATTCCTGGCGGACACTCGGGCGACTGCAAAAAGCACTTGGTGACGTGGATTCCTCGATCGAGTCGAATCGCAAAGCGTTGGAACTCGACCCATTCAACGCGGCAGCTCACTTCGACCTGGGACAACTGCTCCATGGGTTATCGCGACCTGAGGCGGCCCGGTCTCACCTGACCGAGGTGCTGAAGATCGCTCCTTCGAGCAGCTATGCCGATCAAGTCCGAGCGATGGGCATCGAAACGCCCACTCCTGCTTTGGCACAACTGGCCGCCCCGACCTCGAGCGCAACCGCCGCCGAACCATCGGCGATTGATTGGATGACGTCCGATCCGGCCAACGTGGCTCAGGCGAGCGAACTCCCCATCCCGCCAAATTTTGCCGGTGTTCCAACTCAAACCGTTGGGTACGAGATTCAAACCTTCGACGGTTCGGACGATCTCGAAAATCGACTGCGACAACTCGAAAGCGAAGCGGAATCACCGACCAGTCCGTTCCGAATCTTTTTGGAAACAGGATTGCTGTACAACACGAACGTCACGCTGACACCAATCAGTCGCGATCTCGCTCAAGACGAACAAGCCAGCTTTCAGTGGTTCGCCAGCCCCGATTTGGATTGGAAACTGATCCGTCGCGAAAATTCGCGTGCGGGTCTCATGTTTCGCGGCTACTTCACCGCCAACGAAAGTCAGTTCCAAGAATTCAATTTGGCCAGTTTTCAACCGGGTGCGTTTGCCGAACGAGACTTTCTGTTCGGCGGAAACGAAGTGATCGGCCGAATGGAATACGTATTCTCCAATGACTTTTTTGATGGCAATCAGGTCGGTGACCGACACGCGGGAACGGCATCGTTCACGGTGATCCGTCCTGATTTGAATGCATGGTATGGATACACGACGATCGCCCAATCCAATTTCGAAGACGACGGCGTGACACCCACGCAGACATCACTTGATGGAACCACGCTGACCTTTGGTGCCAGCCACTTCAAACGCACCAACTGGGAAGCGTTGCCGATGGTCGCTTTGGGAACCGATCTGGAATACGCCAACACGAAAGGTGACGACTACCGTTATCTCTCGATCAATCTGCACGGATCCACGGACTGGCAAATCAGCGCCCGATGGAAGTTCACTCCGACCTGGGGGGTGGGCTATCGCAACTACCCCGATTTCACCGATCCGATTGGCCGCGACGAAATCTTTTGGCGAGTGCACGGGAAGCTCAGCTATCAACTTACCGAACAACTTTCGGTCTCGGCCGTGGCCGGTCACGACCGATTCGCTTCGGACAACGAAGACTTCGACACCGAGCGATCTGAAGTCGGATTCCTGATCGGGTTCAAACGCTAG
- the sugE gene encoding quaternary ammonium compound efflux SMR transporter SugE, translating to MFEGKMMAWGYLLIAGLLEIGWAVGLKYTDGFSRPVPTVITIVIMIASFFTLSLALREIPLGTGYAVWTGIGAVGTAIAGMILFGESKDAIRLACIAVIVAGIVGLKLASSSGASIEASETLNASSES from the coding sequence TTGTTTGAAGGAAAAATGATGGCTTGGGGCTACTTGTTGATCGCCGGTTTGCTTGAAATCGGTTGGGCCGTTGGATTGAAGTACACCGATGGATTCTCGCGGCCCGTTCCGACGGTGATCACCATTGTGATCATGATCGCAAGCTTCTTCACTCTTTCGTTGGCGTTGCGTGAGATACCGCTTGGGACCGGATACGCCGTTTGGACCGGGATTGGTGCGGTGGGGACCGCTATCGCAGGCATGATCTTGTTTGGCGAATCAAAGGATGCGATTCGTTTAGCATGTATCGCGGTGATCGTGGCCGGGATTGTCGGTCTGAAGTTGGCCTCATCAAGTGGTGCGAGCATCGAAGCTTCTGAAACACTCAATGCGTCCAGCGAAAGCTGA
- a CDS encoding CsbD family protein, whose product MMNWDRIEGKWKQLKGQAQQQWGDLTDDDLDRVDGKREELVGVVQERYGLAKDEAEKQVQQFESSCNC is encoded by the coding sequence GTGATGAATTGGGATCGAATCGAAGGCAAGTGGAAACAACTCAAGGGTCAAGCTCAACAACAGTGGGGTGACCTGACCGACGATGATTTGGATCGCGTAGACGGGAAACGAGAAGAGCTCGTCGGTGTCGTTCAAGAACGATACGGGTTGGCAAAGGATGAAGCAGAAAAGCAAGTTCAGCAGTTCGAGAGTTCTTGCAATTGCTGA
- a CDS encoding DUF1569 domain-containing protein, whose product MSDLRSLQFENLDDAVLEAQSLLRTGYHPQGNWSLGQICRHLTLVQNPSVDGYPAWMSLFAFLRPAMRRFLLPKLRRPDSPRGIRTSSMFVPPEDIDDAEEVDTFARSVDRFRAHSGEYAPHPAFGRMSRSEIEEIHTWHAAHHLRFLTPNE is encoded by the coding sequence ATGTCAGACCTCAGATCATTGCAGTTCGAGAATTTAGACGATGCGGTTCTTGAAGCTCAATCGCTTCTACGCACTGGTTACCATCCCCAGGGCAACTGGTCGCTCGGACAGATCTGCCGACATCTCACGCTGGTCCAAAACCCGAGCGTCGATGGCTACCCCGCCTGGATGTCATTGTTCGCGTTTTTGCGTCCGGCGATGAGACGATTCCTGCTTCCCAAGCTTCGGCGTCCCGACTCACCTCGCGGAATTCGAACGTCATCGATGTTTGTCCCGCCTGAGGACATTGATGATGCGGAAGAGGTCGACACTTTCGCTCGCAGCGTCGATCGATTCCGAGCCCACTCGGGCGAATACGCACCGCACCCGGCATTTGGAAGGATGAGCCGAAGCGAGATCGAAGAGATTCACACTTGGCATGCCGCCCATCACTTGCGGTTCCTAACGCCGAATGAATGA
- a CDS encoding DoxX family protein — MSKFHSSLRRLFFVSRSVCLWLIAGLFMLAGLNHFVSPDFYVQMIPDGWPKPRRLVFISGFFEILGGAGLLIERLRKVAGFGLIALLIAVFPANVHMAMHADRYNAFSPTALIARLPFQAILIALVWWVACSRRKHNVE, encoded by the coding sequence ATGTCGAAATTTCACTCTTCTCTTCGTCGGTTGTTTTTCGTTTCAAGATCGGTGTGCTTGTGGTTGATCGCCGGTCTCTTCATGCTGGCGGGACTCAATCACTTTGTCTCGCCCGATTTCTATGTCCAAATGATCCCGGATGGCTGGCCAAAACCCAGGCGGCTCGTCTTTATATCAGGGTTCTTTGAGATCCTCGGAGGGGCTGGCTTGCTGATCGAGCGTCTTCGCAAAGTCGCTGGCTTTGGTTTGATTGCCCTCTTGATCGCTGTCTTTCCGGCCAACGTGCACATGGCGATGCATGCTGATCGCTATAATGCGTTTTCACCGACGGCATTGATTGCTCGGTTGCCCTTTCAAGCGATTTTGATTGCGTTGGTTTGGTGGGTGGCTTGTTCGAGAAGGAAGCACAACGTTGAATGA
- a CDS encoding YqaE/Pmp3 family membrane protein has product MSFIRLLLVFFLPPVAVYMQFGVGHYFWISVILTLLGFVPGLLYSLYIMAARPPGLSRLS; this is encoded by the coding sequence ATGAGCTTCATACGGCTTCTACTGGTCTTTTTCCTTCCACCGGTCGCGGTTTACATGCAGTTCGGTGTGGGACATTACTTTTGGATCAGCGTGATCTTGACGCTGCTCGGGTTCGTGCCCGGCCTGTTGTATTCGCTCTACATCATGGCCGCGCGGCCACCCGGGCTCTCGCGACTTTCCTGA
- a CDS encoding DUF1328 domain-containing protein: MLGWALTFLVIALIAAALGFGGLAGTAAMVAKVLFVVFLVLFVLGLVMGRRGPTV, encoded by the coding sequence ATGTTGGGTTGGGCTTTGACGTTTTTGGTAATCGCTTTGATCGCTGCCGCATTGGGCTTTGGTGGGCTTGCCGGAACCGCCGCAATGGTCGCGAAAGTTTTGTTTGTTGTCTTCCTCGTTTTGTTTGTCCTCGGATTGGTCATGGGCCGTCGCGGACCAACTGTCTGA
- a CDS encoding Rho termination factor N-terminal domain-containing protein, which translates to MAEWTEKDRRQYEHIKDSELDRGHSEEEAEEIAARTVNKQRRKEERTPNRTTQGTGNPNTSLEDRTVDELHNIASELEIEGRSKMNKLELIQAIRSKRS; encoded by the coding sequence ATGGCTGAGTGGACCGAAAAGGATCGTCGCCAGTACGAGCACATCAAAGACAGCGAACTGGACCGTGGACATTCGGAAGAGGAAGCGGAAGAGATCGCGGCTCGTACAGTAAACAAGCAACGTCGAAAAGAAGAACGCACACCGAACCGAACCACTCAAGGAACCGGAAATCCGAACACGTCTTTGGAAGACCGGACGGTGGACGAGCTGCATAACATTGCGTCGGAACTCGAGATCGAGGGACGGAGCAAGATGAACAAGTTAGAGTTGATTCAGGCGATTCGTAGCAAGCGATCTTAG
- a CDS encoding GNAT family N-acetyltransferase, which produces MAIRYRTDVKLESDEFIDLLKRSTLSERRPVEDEPRIREMLAHADVLVTAHWVDDLAAMDPRAAGKLIGVSRAITDYAYCTYLSDLAVDVDYQGQGIGRELIRLTHEVAGHLTRLILLSAPAAESYYPHVGMQPHHSCWMIAPSDEG; this is translated from the coding sequence ATGGCTATCCGATACCGCACCGACGTGAAGTTAGAATCGGACGAGTTCATCGACCTGCTCAAACGATCCACTTTGTCCGAACGTCGTCCAGTAGAGGATGAGCCGCGAATCAGAGAAATGCTGGCTCATGCTGACGTGTTGGTCACCGCGCATTGGGTCGACGATTTAGCGGCGATGGATCCAAGAGCAGCCGGCAAGCTGATCGGCGTATCGCGAGCCATCACGGACTATGCCTACTGCACGTATCTGTCGGATTTGGCTGTTGATGTGGACTACCAAGGCCAGGGCATCGGACGCGAACTGATTCGGCTGACACACGAAGTCGCAGGGCATCTGACCCGGCTCATTTTGCTGTCAGCACCGGCTGCCGAAAGCTACTACCCGCATGTTGGAATGCAGCCACATCATTCGTGCTGGATGATCGCGCCATCCGATGAGGGCTGA